In Anabaena sphaerica FACHB-251, a genomic segment contains:
- a CDS encoding WD40 repeat domain-containing protein: LSVSFSPDGKTIATASSDNTARLWNLQGQLIQEFKEHQANVNSVSFSPDGKTIATASSDNTARLWNLQGQLIQELKGHQGTVLSVSFSPDGKTIATASSDNTARLWNLQGQLIQEFKEHQANVNSVSFSPDGKTIATASSDNTARLWNLQGQLIQEFRGNQYSSVYSVSFNPDGKTIATASLDGTARLWNLQGQQIQEFRGNQDAVWSASFSPDGKTIATASSDKTARLWNLQGQLIQEFKGHQGLVWSVSFSPDGKTIATASSDKTARLWNLYGQLLREFKEHQANVNSVSFSPDGKTIATASDDKTARLWNLQGQLLQEFKGHQGTVRSVSFSPDGKTIATASLDKTARLWNLQGQLLQELGHQGTVLSVSFSPDGKTIATASQDGTAWLWNLQGQLLQELGHQGEVLSVSFSPDGKTIATASSDKTARLWNLQGQQIQEFKGHQDAVWSVSFSPDGKTIATASSDKTARLWNLQGQQIQEFKGHQGTVLSVSFSPDGKTIATASDDKTAWLWPVRDLDRLLVDGCDWLQDYLQNPSVGLSEEDKRLCDDVK, translated from the coding sequence TTAAGTGTGAGTTTCAGCCCGGACGGCAAAACCATCGCTACCGCATCCTCAGACAATACAGCGCGGTTGTGGAACTTGCAGGGGCAACTGATTCAGGAATTTAAAGAGCATCAGGCTAATGTCAATAGTGTGAGTTTCAGCCCCGACGGCAAAACCATCGCTACCGCATCCTCAGACAATACAGCGCGGTTGTGGAACTTGCAGGGGCAACTGATTCAGGAATTGAAGGGGCATCAGGGTACAGTCTTAAGTGTGAGTTTCAGCCCCGACGGCAAAACCATCGCTACCGCATCCTCAGACAATACAGCGCGGTTGTGGAACTTGCAGGGGCAACTGATTCAGGAATTTAAAGAGCATCAGGCTAATGTCAATAGTGTGAGTTTCAGCCCCGACGGCAAAACCATCGCTACCGCATCCTCAGACAATACAGCGCGGTTGTGGAACTTGCAGGGGCAACTGATTCAGGAATTTAGAGGGAATCAGTATTCTTCTGTCTATAGTGTGAGTTTCAACCCGGACGGCAAAACCATCGCTACCGCATCCCTAGACGGGACAGCGCGGTTGTGGAACTTGCAGGGGCAACAGATACAGGAATTTAGAGGGAATCAGGATGCTGTCTGGAGTGCGAGTTTCAGCCCGGACGGCAAAACCATTGCTACCGCATCCTCTGACAAAACAGCGCGGTTGTGGAACTTGCAGGGGCAACTGATTCAGGAATTTAAGGGGCATCAGGGTTTGGTCTGGAGTGTGAGTTTCAGCCCGGACGGTAAAACCATTGCTACCGCATCCTCAGACAAGACAGCGCGGTTGTGGAACTTGTATGGGCAACTGCTACGGGAATTTAAAGAGCATCAGGCTAATGTCAATAGTGTGAGTTTCAGCCCGGACGGTAAAACCATTGCTACGGCATCCGATGACAAGACAGCGCGGTTGTGGAACTTGCAGGGGCAACTGCTACAGGAATTTAAGGGGCATCAGGGTACAGTCAGAAGTGTGAGTTTCAGCCCGGACGGTAAAACCATTGCTACGGCATCATTAGACAAAACAGCGCGGTTGTGGAACTTGCAGGGGCAACTGCTACAGGAATTGGGGCATCAGGGTACAGTCTTAAGTGTGAGTTTCAGCCCGGACGGTAAAACCATTGCTACGGCATCCCAAGACGGGACAGCGTGGTTGTGGAACTTGCAGGGGCAACTGCTACAGGAATTGGGACATCAGGGTGAAGTCTTAAGTGTGAGTTTCAGCCCGGACGGTAAAACCATTGCTACCGCATCCTCAGACAAGACAGCGCGGTTGTGGAACTTGCAGGGGCAACAGATACAGGAATTTAAAGGGCATCAGGATGCTGTCTGGAGTGTGAGTTTCAGCCCGGACGGCAAAACCATTGCTACCGCATCCTCTGACAAAACAGCGCGGTTGTGGAACTTGCAGGGGCAACAGATACAGGAATTTAAGGGGCATCAGGGTACAGTCTTAAGTGTGAGTTTCAGCCCGGACGGCA